A region from the Colius striatus isolate bColStr4 chromosome 12, bColStr4.1.hap1, whole genome shotgun sequence genome encodes:
- the LOC104557537 gene encoding zinc finger protein ZIC 1, translating to MLLDAGPQYPAIGVTTFGSSRHHSTADVTDREVGLGINPFADGMGAFKINPSTHELASAGQTAFTSQAPGYAAAALGHHHHPTHVSSYSSAAFNSTRDFLFRNRGFGEAAAASAQHSLFASAAGSFAGPHGHTDAAGHILFPGLHEQATSHASPNVVNGQMRLGFSGDMYGRPDQYGQVTSPRSEHYASTQLHGYGHMNMNMAAHHGAGAFFRYMRQPIKQELICKWIEPEQLSNPKKSCNKTFSTMHELVTHVTVEHVGGPEQSNHICFWEECPREGKPFKAKYKLVNHIRVHTGEKPFPCPFPGCGKVFARSENLKIHKRTHTGEKPFKCEFEGCDRRFANSSDRKKHMHVHTSDKPYLCKMCDKSYTHPSSLRKHMKVHESSSQGSQPSPAASSGYESSTPPTIVSPSTENQTASSLSPSSSAVHHTSSHSTLTSNFNEWYV from the exons ATGCTTCTGGATGCTGGACCGCAGTATCCCGCCATAGGAGTCACTACCTTCGGATCCTCTCGCCACCACTCCACGGCCGATGTCACGGACAGAGAAGTGGGTCTGGGGATCAATCCCTTTGCTGACGGCATGGGCGCCTTCAAAATCAACCCCAGCACCCATGAGCTGGCCTCGGCCGGCCAGACCGCTTTCACCTCGCAAGCGCCCGGCTACGCGGCGGCGGCCCTGGGGCACCACCACCACCCGACCCATGTCAGCTCCTACTCCAGCGCCGCCTTCAACTCCACCCGGGACTTTCTGTTCCGCAACCGCGGCTTcggggaggcggcggccgcCAGCGCCCAGCACAGCCTCTTCGCCTCCGCCGCCGGCAGCTTCGCCGGACCCCACGGACACACCGATGCCGCGGGACATATACTTTTCCCGGGGCTGCACGAACAAGCCACCAGCCACGCATCGCCTAACGTGGTGAACGGGCAGATGCGCCTGGGCTTCTCCGGGGACATGTACGGCAGACCCGATCAGTACGGACAGGTCACCAGCCCCCGCTCCGAGCACTACGCCTCGACCCAGCTGCATGGCTACGGCCACATGAACATGAACATGGCAGCCCACCACGGGGCAGGGGCCTTCTTTCGTTACATGAGGCAGCCCATCAAACAGGAACTCATCTGTAAGTGGATTGAGCCCGAGCAATTGTCAAACCCAAAAAAGTCCTGCAACAAAACTTTCAGCACGATGCACGAGCTGGTGACTCATGTCACGGTGGAGCACGTTGGAGGACCCGAGCAGTCCAATCACATATGTTTCTGGGAAGAGTGTCCAAGAGAAGGGAAACCTTTCAAGGCCAAATATAAACTTGTAAATCACATCAGAGTCCACACAGGTGAAAAACCTTTCCCCTGCCCTTTCCCAGGCTGTGGCAAAGTCTTTGCCAGATCAGAGAATCTCAAAATACACAAAAGAACTCATACAG GTGAAAAACCATTTAAGTGTGAATTCGAGGGCTGTGACAGGCGCTTTGCAAACAGCAGCGACCGCAAAAAGCACATGCATGTGCACACTTCTGACAAGCCCTATCTCTGCAAAATGTGTGACAAGTCCTACACgcaccccagctccctcagaaagcACATGAAG GTCCATGAATCATCCTCGCAGGGGTCCCAGCCTTCTCCCGCCGCCAGCTCAGGCTATGAGTCCTCCACCCCTCCAACCATCGTCTCTCCATCCACAGAAAACCAGACCGCCAGCTCCTTATCCCCTTCTTCCTCTGCAGTCCACCACACGTCCAGCCACAGCACGCTTACATCAAATTTTAACGAATGGTACGTCTAA